In Rattus norvegicus strain BN/NHsdMcwi chromosome 3, GRCr8, whole genome shotgun sequence, a genomic segment contains:
- the Or4k48 gene encoding olfactory receptor Olr769, which translates to MDGENQTVVSEFIFWGLANSKNLQLLLFLIFLMLYLLIVSGNIVILILITTDPHLHSPMYFLLANLSFIDMWLSSNTTPKMITDFLWENKTISFAGCMSQVFFSHCIVGAEMVLLVVMAYDRYVAICKPLHYFTIMNLKRCTGLVLASWTVGFIHGISYVLVVMQLPFCGPNKIDSFFCDMPLVIKLACMDSHDLNTLMNAECGVLAVTCFVVLLISYTYILITVRQSSKAGALKALSTCSAHITVVMLFFVPCIFIYVWPLSITWLDKFLAVFYSVFTPLLNPAIYTLRNKEMKNAMKRFIGKFLGAAGNS; encoded by the coding sequence ATGGATGGAGAAAATCAGACAGTTGTGTCAGAATTTATATTCTGGGGACTTGCCAACTCAAAGAATCTTCAGCTCTTACTCTTTTTGATATTCTTAATGCTTTATCTGCTCATCGTGTCTGGAAACATTGTCATCCTGATATTAATAACCACTGACCCCCATCTTCATTCTCCCATGTACTTCTTGTTGGCCAACCTGTCTTTTATTGATATGTGGCTCTCCTCAAACACCACTCCTAAGATGATCACAGACTTTCTTTGGGAAAACAAGACTATTTCCTTTGCAGGATGCATGTCCCAGgtctttttttcccattgcaTTGTTGGAGCAGAGATGGTATTGTTGGTGGTAATGGCTTATGATCGCTATGTAGCCATCTGCAAACCCCTCCACTATTTCACCATCATGAACCTGAAGCGATGCACTGGGTTGGTGTTGGCTTCCTGGACAGTTGGCTTTATTCATGGTATAAGCTACGTGTTAGTGGTTATGCAGCTACCTTTCTGTGGTCCCAACAAAATAGacagcttcttctgtgacatgcCACTGGTAATCAAGCTAGCGTGCATGGATTCACATGATTTAAATACTTTAATGAATGCTGAATGTGGTGTTCTGGCTGTAACCTGCTTTGTAGTGTTGCTTATTTCCTACACTTACATCCTTATCACCGTTCGCCAGAGTTCGAAAGCCGGAGCTTTGAAGGCTCTGTCCACATGCAGTGCACATATCACCGTGGTGATGCTCTTTTTCGTGCCCTGCATCTTCATCTATGTTTGGCCCCTCAGTATCACCTGGTTGGACAAATTTCTTgctgtgttttattctgtttttacaCCTCTCCTAAACCCAGCTATTTATACACTGAGAAATAAAGAGATGAAAAATGCTATGAAAAGATTCATTGGCAAATTTCTGGGTGCCGCGGGAAATTCCTAA